TCAGCTTTCCTCTTTCAGATTTTGGCAAGTCTCTCATTAACTTTGGCCAATTCTACTTCAagttctctttcttctttatcATAATGAGCTTGAGCGGAAAAGGCCTGAGAGATTCTTAAGTCTAATTCCTCACGGGAAGCTTTAATTGGCTGGAGAGCTGCAGTATAGCTTTCTGATTCATATCTGATCTTAGCTACTTTGTCTTTGATCTCTTGTAGCTTTTCTTGGGTAGTTGCACTTCTGTTGGCAACTTTTATGAAGTGGTTGACTATAGCAGAGTATTGGGATGGAACCTGAAGTTCAAAAGATGAACTTAAGACATCAGACAGAAGCGAGTTCAGGGCTACATCATTCGTCCATTCAATGGGTAGATGGTCCAGGAGCTTGAGAAGTGACAAAAGTTGTTCTCACGCATTAACATTTAATTCGAATGGGAGGTTGGATGTAGAAGGACCTATAAGTGCAGGAATAGAAATGAGCACTTTATCCTCCTAAACAGCTTGATTCAGGATGGTGACCAATGTAACTAGGTCAGCATTTGTAGATTCAGTAAACATACCCAGATCTTCAGATCCCAAACCCGGAGAAGTTTGAAGTTTAGCATGATTGGATAGAGTGGAAGTTCTCTGTGGTAAAGGAATGGTTTCTGAAATTTGAGATGGAGAATCCGAATCAGGGACAATAAAAATTCCTCCAATAAAAATACAGACTAGTGAAGTCAAGTCAAGTCAAGTCAATGAGTGCGCATTATCCACGCAACTAGGAATAGCGGAAGAAGCGCACGATAGCCTCCACGGAACTCCGGTGCGCCGTTCACGATCCTCGGTGGCTCGTTGCCAAGCCTCACCGGTTTCGGATACACCTTCACACCCCCATTGTTAATTTCCACATTTGCCCCTCCCCACATACCGTGTCGCTTCGTGTACCAAAACAAGATCTTGTACTTCACCGCGGTCGCAAAATCCACCCGGAAATACACCTTCCCGTCCATCCCCGCCGCCGGCGCAAGGTTTCCGACGAAGGAGGCAGAGCTAGGCTTATGCGCCTTCTTCTGGCGGCCCTGGTAGAAAGGAGCGACGGCGGTGGAGTTGGAGAGTAGGCGCGTGGTATTTTGGGAGAGGAAGACGGAGATGTTGACCCGAACGGCGTCGTATTTGATCCCTTTGTCTTTGTTAGGGTTCGTGaactttattttgaataaaacgGTGTCGTTTTTTGTTGTTGACGGAAGGGATCTGTTGAGGGCAGGAACGTAAATTGATTCGAGATAGAATTTTGGTTGGTCAACACGGAGGGAGAGCCAGAAGAAGAGGGCGGTGAGGCCCATGGTTATTATGAAGCTGAAGCAGCATGAGCAGCAGCTGTGTTGCCCCGCCATCTGCCGTGGTGGGGGTGGTGGTGATAACGCCGGGAGtcgagagagagaaagagagggaagGAAAAAATGTAGAGATAGAGTTTTGACTGTTGAGTGTTGAGTGCGTCCCGGTTTCTTTATTTGCTgcagctttttatttttatttttgttaagggCTTCCTTAAAGAGAATATATACGGACCgagaatcaaatttaaaagaaattgcgaaattttattttattttcaattttttattcaaagttTATAATTTCTGACCAACTTTGTTTagttttgctttctttttgttcATTGTGTTTAAATATTCTGTCTTATTTAACACTCCCTACTTAATTAATATTTACGAAAATAAATTGTAGTTTAAATGGCTCCTAGATTCCCCCTTTTTCCCCTTATGTAACCGGGAAAAAGCTATATTACTTAccatactaaaattaataacatcttattaatatgaaaaataattgaGGTGATAAACATAAAGTGGCctttttttacatatatataaatatgcatCTCAATATCTCATCCATTCTCTAGTTTTAATATGCTTATATGTGTAATCTGTATTGATTtgcttttatttctttcattttgctTATTTTACAGTTGTCATTTAGTTATATGATTAGAATACATAGTTCCgataagttttattgaaaaataaaaagaatggtTCATAAAAAGCAATTATACTTTTAGCTATACTCTCAAGGTTGTGGATGTTATGTTGCTTTTATTGGCATTACCATCTAATAATTCatacatgtttttcttttttctttctcagaAACTAGAATGGGAATCTTTGTCTATTGATCTTTTGCCTCATCCTGACATGTTCGCGGATGCTGCATTAGGCTTCTCTGAAGAGGGATCAAACCTGAGAGATGATGATGGTGCAAAGCGAGTATTCTTTGGAGGAGAGCGTTTTATTGAAGGAATATCAGGAGAAGCATATGTAAATATAGTTCCTACAACTAATCTTATAAACATCTGTTTTATGTTTGAGTCATGAAATATAGCTGGAATTTATAACTGCCAGATAACAGTTCAGAGAACTGACTTGAACAGTCCACTTGGGCTTGAGGTTCAGTTGCACATCAATGAAGCTGTTTGCCCTGCACTAAGTGAACCTGGTAAGTAAAAGGGCACATGTAATGTTTCTTGTATCCACATTGAATTGATACACATGGCATCATTGTGACATCACTGACATGAGTTACTACAACATGTATGAGCAGGGCTACGCGCACTTCTCCGCTTTATGACAGGATTATATGTCTGTCTAAACAGGGGTGATGTTGATTTAAAGACTCACCAGGTTTCACACTGTTTTTTAACTTTTCAGTTTTTCAGAATACCCATCCTCAGTAGTTTcctttgaataaaaatattgtttcaTTTTGACATCCTTTGAGTGTTTCTGTAATTGAATCATAGCAGCGATCAACTGAAGCTGCTGGGCGTTCTCTGGTCTCGATTGTTGTAGATCATATATTTCTTTGCATTAAAGATACTGGTTTGTTGCTAGCCACATAGCTTtctttttagataaatttaaacCTCTTTCAATTATATAGTCAAATTCATAAGAGTTAATAAATGATCCAACCAATGACAATAACTTGCAGAATTCCGGCTTGAGCTTTTGCTGCAGTCCCTCTTTTTCTCTCGGGTAATGCTTTATTTtcatattcattttatttttctttacatAATCTTACTATTCTTTCCCCCATTATTCTTTCTTTGGTACTTGTCCCATATTACTTATGAGTGTTGGTGATAAACTGACAACTCCTTAGCCTTGTCTAGAGGGAAGGATAGAATTGGTTATATCAAAAGCAAATATAAAAACATAGGACAGAATATTTCCCTtcgatatatatttttttaatttatatctgctttttttccttttttttttgcgtgtgtttttttgtgtgtgtttggTGGTGAAGGGGGTCTTTGGAGGCTCCATTAGTAACAAGATATGCACTATgcagaaacaaacaagtaaacaAAAGGAATACAAAATTGTAGCTGCTATATTTGTTTTGCCAATGTGATTTTAGTGTGATAAGTTTATTTCTTATAACTAAGCTAATCAATCTTGGAGAAAGGTAAGAAAAGAAAGCTCCTTATATTATCTGGATGATTCATGCTATGGTTGAATGTATGGTGCAAAGGTTAAGATGTCACATGCTTTTAACAAATGTGCTTTTAAGATGTCATATTGCCATGTTATTCCCCCTTATTGTGCAATGTTATCAGGCTATCAGTGAGTTATACTGTTTCATGTACTTTTGCAGGCCAGTCTTTCTGAAGGAGAGAATGACAATAACTTGACCAAGATTACAATTGGTGGAGTAATTTTAAGGTTTGTGCCTTTGTGCTCTGTCCATAAAACCACTTTCATGGTTAGATCCTGCATTAAATCCTGAGCAGTTAATGCAAATTGACaagaggagagaaaaaaaaaagggtttcTCATATGCTCTAGTTGATCAATCATTTTGGTGGCTTTTGATAGTTTTAATGGCACAATAATCTGTTTTCCTTCCTAAGTTGACTGTACTAATCACTATATCGTAACAACGTAACTAGGTTGCTTGTTATCATTGGAATGCAGGGACATCTATTCATCTCCGCAGTGTACACTAGTGCAACCATCGATGCAAGCTGTCACAAAAGATGCTTTCCATGTGCCTGAATTTGGTATTAAGTTATGAACACGTTTCTTGAAAATAATGTACCACTTTACCAATGCTTAACAACTGGTTTTTAAATCCTTTCTTTTGGCAGCTAGAAGCTTTTGCCCTCCAATATACCCTCTAGGAGAACAGCAGTGGCAAGTGATTGAGGGAATCCCTCTAATATGCCTCCATGCACTTCAAGTCATGCCTTCACCACTTCCACCATCCTTTGCTTCTCAGACAGTTATTGATTGTCAGCCTCTTATGGTATGTGCATCATCTTTCAATAAATATCTTGTTACAGACGTATAGTGCatcttttttgtctttttttttttttgtcaattatATGTTTGATGATCTTTGTATATTTGTGCAGGTTCATCTTCAGGAGGAAACATGCCTGAGGATATCCTCATTCTTAGCTGATGGTATTGTTGTCAGTCCTGGTGACATTCTACCGGACTTCtcaataaaatcttttattttcaatctcAAGGGGCTTGACCTTACAGTTCCACTAGACAACATTGAAACTGATATTTCTAAAATCTATATGGATAATAATACAGTTCAGACCTCCTTCACTGGAGCAAGACTCCAAAttgaaaaccttttcttttctgaTTCACCCTCATTGAAACTAAGAATGCTGAACCTGGAAAAGGATCCTGCTTGTTTTAGTCTTTGGGAAGGTCAACCGATCGATGCTAGCCAGAAGAAGTGGACTGCCAGAGCATCGCAGCTTACTTTGTCCCTGGAGGCATGTAATGACAAAATCAAACTTCAAAATTACCTTGGACAAACTGGAGGACTGTTGAGATGTGTTGATCTCAAAGATTCTTGCATTGAAGTAGCTATGGCAACTGCTGATGGCAGTCCACTGTTACATATTCCTCCTTCAGGGGGTATTGTCAGGGTTGGAGTTGCTTGTGGACAGTATCTATCCAACACTTCTGTTGAACAATTATTTTTTGTCCTGGACGTCTATGGTTATTTTGGGCGAGTTAGTGAGAAAATAGCTATGGTCGGGAAAAGGAAACAACTAGAGGACATTAGAGACAAGTCTTTTAGTGGAAAGCTGATGGACAAGGTTCCCAGTGATACTGCTGTGAGTTTAACAGTAAAGGACCTCCAACTTAGATTTCTAGAGTCTTCGGTGAATGTTGAGGGAATGCCTTTAGTACAGTTTATCGGAGATGATCTATTCATTAATGCCGCCCATAAAACCCTTGGAGGGGCTATTGTTGTTTCATCTACTTTACGGTGGGAGAGTGTCCAGATAGATTGTGTGGATGCTGAGGGGCACTTACCATGTGAAAATGGATCATTCTTGAGTCCTAGCGAAAATGTTCCCTCACCAAGTGATAATGGATATCCTCATCTTAGAGCTGTTTTTTGGGTAGATAAGAATAAGAAACATCCAATGAATGGAAATGCTCATTCAATCCCTTTTCTAGACATCAGTATGGTTCATGTCATTCCACTAAACGAGCAAGATATGGAGTCTCATAGTTTAAATGTGTCAGCTTCTGTTTCTGGTGTTCGACTTGGTGGAGGAATGAACTATGCTGAAGCCCTCCTGCATAGATTTGGAATACTTGGACCTGATGGAGGCCCTGGAACAGGCCTTTCAAAAGGGTTGGAAAACTTACAAAAAGGACCCTTATCAAAACTTTTTAAGACAACACCTCTCATGGTTGATAATTCAGAAGATGGTATGAAGCAATTTCACCTGATTTTTTCTAGttgctatatttgcttattaCATAAAATAGATTTGTTTTGTGTTGCATAGACTTATTTTGCTAAGTATACATTTCTTACTTGCTGAACTTTTTGCTAGCTGAAAGTATGAGACAAGGGGAGGAAACCAGTTTTCCACACCTGAAGAAGCCAGATGACGTGGATGTAACTATAGAATTGAGAGACTGGTTATTTGCTCTTGAAGGTGCAGATCAGATGGCTGAACAGTGGTGGTTCTCCAGTCTTGAGGTTGTAGACAGAGAAGAGAGGTGTTGGCACACAACTTTCCGTGGGTTACGAGTAAATGCAAAAAGTAGCCCAAAGAAGGTTCTGGATGGCAAAGCACAATTGCATCGGATAAAACAAAATCCAATAGAGCTTGTTACGGTAGAAAAAGCTTCCTTCTGAGTTTCAAAGATTTAATGCAATCTGTTTGTGTAAATTTTTCTCCAAATTACTGCAGAATTAAGAATTTTCTTTCTCCTTTGAGAATGATAAAATTCAATATCCTTACTGATTGGTTTTCTAGGTGTATCTCTTTTCTGTTTCTTGTCTATCATCCAGATATGTCTTACCCCTTTCATACACCTTACCTTATTGAGCTTGCACTTACAGGTAGGAATTGAAGGGCTACGAATATTAAAGCCTCATATCCAAAAGGGCAATCCTCCATCGATGTTAATTGCAAACGGGGATAAAGAAAATAGTAACACAACTGAGGGAGTTGGTCTTGAAGTTCGCTTGATATTATGTGAGGACAACACTGATGACATAGTGAATTGGGAAGTGGAAGACATAAAGTTCACTGTTAAACAACCGGTAATGGGAATTTCATAGTTAGATATAGGTCATTGTCTCATGAATGTTGCGTTTGATGATGATTGTACCTTGCAGATTGAAGCAGCAGTAACCAAGGATGAGCTTCAGCACCTCACTTTGCTGTGCAAATCTGAAATTGATTCAATTGGCCGAATCACTGCTGGAGTTTTGCGGCTGCTTAAGCTGGAAGGTTCTGTTGGTCTGGCTGTAATAGATCAACTTGGTAACCTAGGTATGCTTTCCAGTTTCTAATGTTTCTGAATTAATTTTCATCGGACATAActtgttcttttaatttctatttattattgttatgttATAGCCTTCAGTAAACTAAATATATAGGTAATGGATAGTGATTTGAAGCAAGGTTTAATGAATCCAAGTGGTTGGTTCATTGATGACAACTAGTGATCATGTCATGTATGATACTTAGAATGCTCGGCAAATCAATGGAAAACTATGATGCAACGCTATCACTCTCTAGGCCTTCTAGCTTTGGTTGATTGTATAGCTTATTGATCCTTTGGCTATACATTTGTGCTTACTTTTCCTACTCCCTTTGTTTCTAACTAAATAACTGTATACTTGGACAAATTATAACCAATAATGTTATGATGATTTGCAGGTAGTTTCTACTGTTTCTAGTAATGGTACCAACAATGGTATAGTTATTTGTAGTAGTTTTCTAATATTCTAAACATGGTACGGTGACTTGCAGGAAGCGAGGGCATTGACAAGATTTTCTCTTCTGAAAAGGTTACCAGAGATGGTAGTGTTGTTGGTAATCGAGGACATTCTCCCTTACCAAGCGGGGTTAATGAAGGACCACACAAAACCATGGAAGAGACATTAACTCAGCTTGAGGAAGTGGTTGTAGAGTCACAGGCTAAACTCAGTGAACTAATCACTCATGTTGGTACTATTGATGCAGTTGAGGAATCAACTTTAAAGGCCCTATACCTTTTGTTGATGTACAATTTTAAGTTACGAGATTTAATTTACATAGGATATGATTCTTGTGTATATAGTATACAAAATTGCAAACTCTTGTTGGAAGTTGTATCAGTGAGGCAGAAATTAAGCTTCGTCTCGTTGGTATAACAAAGTTTTGTCTCATTGGTATAAAAATTTTGTCCCCCTTGAAAATGTAGCAAAAAATTCAACGTAAAAAAGGTAGTTCTCAAAGGCCTTGGCAGTTTAATGAGGCAGGAGAAAATTCCAGATTTGAACGTTATATACACAATTTTTTAACGATGTTCAATGCTAATAGATACCACAGTTACAAACTTACAACAACCAGGTGTGTAGTGCACAGCAAAGAAGAATAATAAGAGGAGTTATTAAAGGAC
The Arachis duranensis cultivar V14167 chromosome 5, aradu.V14167.gnm2.J7QH, whole genome shotgun sequence genome window above contains:
- the LOC107491050 gene encoding protein NDR1-like; protein product: MAGQHSCCSCCFSFIITMGLTALFFWLSLRVDQPKFYLESIYVPALNRSLPSTTKNDTVLFKIKFTNPNKDKGIKYDAVRVNISVFLSQNTTRLLSNSTAVAPFYQGRQKKAHKPSSASFVGNLAPAAGMDGKVYFRVDFATAVKYKILFWYTKRHGMWGGANVEINNGGVKVYPKPVRLGNEPPRIVNGAPEFRGGYRALLPLFLVAWIMRTH
- the LOC107490943 gene encoding uncharacterized protein LOC107490943, which translates into the protein MLLLLALPSNNSYMFFFFLSQKLEWESLSIDLLPHPDMFADAALGFSEEGSNLRDDDGAKRVFFGGERFIEGISGEAYITVQRTDLNSPLGLEVQLHINEAVCPALSEPGLRALLRFMTGLYVCLNRGDVDLKTHQQRSTEAAGRSLVSIVVDHIFLCIKDTEFRLELLLQSLFFSRASLSEGENDNNLTKITIGGVILRDIYSSPQCTLVQPSMQAVTKDAFHVPEFARSFCPPIYPLGEQQWQVIEGIPLICLHALQVMPSPLPPSFASQTVIDCQPLMVHLQEETCLRISSFLADGIVVSPGDILPDFSIKSFIFNLKGLDLTVPLDNIETDISKIYMDNNTVQTSFTGARLQIENLFFSDSPSLKLRMLNLEKDPACFSLWEGQPIDASQKKWTARASQLTLSLEACNDKIKLQNYLGQTGGLLRCVDLKDSCIEVAMATADGSPLLHIPPSGGIVRVGVACGQYLSNTSVEQLFFVLDVYGYFGRVSEKIAMVGKRKQLEDIRDKSFSGKLMDKVPSDTAVSLTVKDLQLRFLESSVNVEGMPLVQFIGDDLFINAAHKTLGGAIVVSSTLRWESVQIDCVDAEGHLPCENGSFLSPSENVPSPSDNGYPHLRAVFWVDKNKKHPMNGNAHSIPFLDISMVHVIPLNEQDMESHSLNVSASVSGVRLGGGMNYAEALLHRFGILGPDGGPGTGLSKGLENLQKGPLSKLFKTTPLMVDNSEDAESMRQGEETSFPHLKKPDDVDVTIELRDWLFALEGADQMAEQWWFSSLEVVDREERCWHTTFRGLRVNAKSSPKKVLDGKAQLHRIKQNPIELVTVGIEGLRILKPHIQKGNPPSMLIANGDKENSNTTEGVGLEVRLILCEDNTDDIVNWEVEDIKFTVKQPIEAAVTKDELQHLTLLCKSEIDSIGRITAGVLRLLKLEGSVGLAVIDQLGNLGSEGIDKIFSSEKVTRDGSVVGNRGHSPLPSGVNEGPHKTMEETLTQLEEVVVESQAKLSELITHVGTIDAVEESTLKALYLLLMYNFKLRDLIYIGYDSCVYSIQNCKLLLEVVSVRQKLSFVSLV